Proteins encoded by one window of Chloroflexota bacterium:
- a CDS encoding aromatic-ring-hydroxylating dioxygenase subunit beta, with protein NETEILTENRASLELRVKRLGTGYAWSETPPSRTRHVVSNVRVRATDTAGELSVVSNVLVYRNRGWETSPDLFSGERRDVLRIVDGQWRLAARTVFLDQAVLGARDVSIFL; from the coding sequence AACGAGACCGAGATCCTGACCGAGAACCGGGCGTCCCTCGAGCTTCGCGTCAAACGGTTGGGAACTGGCTACGCATGGTCCGAAACGCCGCCGTCCCGCACCCGCCACGTGGTCTCCAACGTCCGCGTTCGCGCGACGGACACGGCGGGAGAGCTGAGCGTCGTCAGTAACGTCCTCGTCTACCGCAACCGTGGGTGGGAGACAAGCCCGGACCTCTTCTCAGGCGAACGGCGCGACGTGCTTCGGATTGTCGACGGCCAATGGCGCCTCGCGGCCCGCACTGTCTTCCTTGACCAGGCGGTTCTCGGCGCGCGCGACGTCAGCATCTTTCTTTGA